The Oncorhynchus mykiss isolate Arlee chromosome 28, USDA_OmykA_1.1, whole genome shotgun sequence genome includes a window with the following:
- the LOC110508872 gene encoding ADP-ribosylation factor-like protein 14: MGQRGSRPQPEARVLLLGLDSAGKSTLLYKLKYNESVNTVPTIGFNVEMIEAKKKRETVALTVWDVGGQNTMRHYWKSFYQDTAGLVFVVDSSDRRRLDEARRELDHALRSEFLRGLPVVILANKQDLPEAVSVTEITERFHLRTMSVERDWFVQPCSAVTGAGLIEGFQKVAHLLKLPSEDVQDNIKETVQYLRSKSVTSMGL, from the coding sequence ATGGGACAGCGGGGATCGAGACCCCAACCCGAGGCCCGAGTTCTCCTATTGGGTCTCGACTCAGCGGGGAAATCAACCCTTCTTTACAAACTGAAATATAACGAATCGGTCAATACCGTTCCCACCATCGGTTTCAATGTGGAGATGATAGAAGCCAAGAAGAAGAGGGAGACAGTTGCTCTGACCGTGTGGGACGTGGGCGGCCAGAATACAATGAGGCACTACTGGAAGAGCTTCTATCAGGACACTGCTGGACTGGTGTTCGTGGTGGACAGCTCAGACAGGCGCCGGTTGGACGAGGCCCGGCGGGAACTAGATCACGCCCTGAGGAGTGAATTCTTACGGGGTCTGCCTGTGGTCATCCTCGCCAACAAGCAGGACCTTCCCGAGGCCGTATCCGTCACGGAGATAACGGAGCGCTTTCACCTGAGGACGATGAGCGTTGAGCGGGACTGGTTCGTTCAGCCCTGCTCTGCCGTGACCGGTGCTGGGCTTATAGAGGGCTTCCAAAAGGTGGCACACCTGCTCAAACTACCATCAGAGGACGTTCAAGACAATATTAAAGAGACAGTGCAGTATCTACGATCAAAATCAGTCACGTCAATGGGTTTGTAA